A window of the Lagopus muta isolate bLagMut1 chromosome 1, bLagMut1 primary, whole genome shotgun sequence genome harbors these coding sequences:
- the RASSF9 gene encoding ras association domain-containing protein 9 isoform X1 yields MAPFGRNLLKTRHKNRSPSKDMASNEREIVVWVCQEEKIVCGLTKRTTCAEVIQALLEEHQATFGEKKVLFGKPSDYCIVEKWRGSERVLPPLTKILRLWKAWGEEQPNLHFVLVKSDAFLSFPLWKTAEAKVVQNIEKQWELSPANYMKMLPIDKQKKIVRKTFRKLAKLKQDSVQQDRDNMETLIHLIISQDHTIHQQVLRMKELDMEIEKCEAKFHLDRVANDGENYVQDSYLMINPSEAEQQGSRADDQKEMHDYFSKSEGILQVEERLKHHKQLIEKLCAEIEKEVHGICSEKDEDVVHTEGATNAQLENSDLDNVKYELEKSMKDGLRINSYLSCIQKELTYRDSLLQKKEKEYELLTEEFNLLHVKDNIEVRLPSNEEPPKGSGISSNSTAVPDFVHRVTNLDINDTDSDTGISSTHSQDSEITSGDMVLLST; encoded by the coding sequence atcTCCCAGCAAAGACATGGCTTCAAATGAACGAGAGATTGTGGTGTGGGTTTGCCAAGAAGAGAAGATTGTATGTGGCCTGACAAAGCGCACAACATGCGCAGAAGTGATTCAGGCTCTGCTTGAGGAACATCAAGCAAcatttggggagaaaaaagtcCTCTTTGGAAAACCTAGTGATTACTGTATTGTAGAAAAATGGAGAGGCTCCGAGCGAGTCCTTCCTCCTTTGACAAAGATTCTGAGACTTTGGAAAGCTTGGGGAGAAGAGCAGCCCAATTTGCACTTCGTGTTGGTAAAATCCgatgctttcctttcatttccattgTGGAAAACAGCTGAAGCTAAGGTAGTACAAAATATAGAAAAGCAGTGGGAACTCAGCCCAGCAAATTACATGAAGATGTTGCCAATtgacaagcaaaagaaaattgttaGGAAGACATTCCGGAAACTTGCCAAACTTAAACAGGACAGTGTTCAGCAAGACAGAGATAATATGGAGACACTGATTCATTTAATCATATCTCAAGATCATACCATTCATCAGCAAGTCCTTAGAATGAAGGAACTTGATATGGAAATCGAAAAATGTGAAGCAAAATTCCACTTAGACCGTGTTGCCAACGATGGAGAAAATTATGTGCAGGACTCATATTTAATGATCAATCCAAGTGAGGCTGAGCAGCAAGGGAGTAGGGCAGATGATCAAAAAGAGATGCATGATTATTTCAGCAAAAGTGAGGGAATTTTACAGGTTGAAGAGAGACTAAAACATCACAAACAATTAATAGAGAAGCTGTGtgctgaaatagaaaaagaggtACATGGTATATGctcagaaaaagatgaagatgtTGTTCATACAGAAGGAGCGACTAATGCTCAGCTGGAAAACTCAGATTTGGACAATGTAAAGTATGAGCTGGAAAAAAGTATGAAAGATGGTCTCAGAATCAATTCATACCTGAGCTGCATTCAGAAAGAACTTACCTACAGGGACTCGCTGcttcaaaagaaggaaaaagaatatgaACTTCTTACAGAAGAATTTAATTTACTACATGTTAAAGACAACATTGAAGTGAGGCTTCCATCAAACGAGGAGCCGCCTAAGGGCAGTGGCATCTCCAGTAACAGCACTGCAGTTCCTGATTTTGTTCATAGAGTGACTAATTTGGACATAAACGACACTGACTCTGACACTGGAATTAGCTCTACACACAGTCAGGACTCCGAAATAACTTCTGGGGACATGGTACTGTTATCAACATAG
- the RASSF9 gene encoding ras association domain-containing protein 9 isoform X2 translates to MASNEREIVVWVCQEEKIVCGLTKRTTCAEVIQALLEEHQATFGEKKVLFGKPSDYCIVEKWRGSERVLPPLTKILRLWKAWGEEQPNLHFVLVKSDAFLSFPLWKTAEAKVVQNIEKQWELSPANYMKMLPIDKQKKIVRKTFRKLAKLKQDSVQQDRDNMETLIHLIISQDHTIHQQVLRMKELDMEIEKCEAKFHLDRVANDGENYVQDSYLMINPSEAEQQGSRADDQKEMHDYFSKSEGILQVEERLKHHKQLIEKLCAEIEKEVHGICSEKDEDVVHTEGATNAQLENSDLDNVKYELEKSMKDGLRINSYLSCIQKELTYRDSLLQKKEKEYELLTEEFNLLHVKDNIEVRLPSNEEPPKGSGISSNSTAVPDFVHRVTNLDINDTDSDTGISSTHSQDSEITSGDMVLLST, encoded by the coding sequence ATGGCTTCAAATGAACGAGAGATTGTGGTGTGGGTTTGCCAAGAAGAGAAGATTGTATGTGGCCTGACAAAGCGCACAACATGCGCAGAAGTGATTCAGGCTCTGCTTGAGGAACATCAAGCAAcatttggggagaaaaaagtcCTCTTTGGAAAACCTAGTGATTACTGTATTGTAGAAAAATGGAGAGGCTCCGAGCGAGTCCTTCCTCCTTTGACAAAGATTCTGAGACTTTGGAAAGCTTGGGGAGAAGAGCAGCCCAATTTGCACTTCGTGTTGGTAAAATCCgatgctttcctttcatttccattgTGGAAAACAGCTGAAGCTAAGGTAGTACAAAATATAGAAAAGCAGTGGGAACTCAGCCCAGCAAATTACATGAAGATGTTGCCAATtgacaagcaaaagaaaattgttaGGAAGACATTCCGGAAACTTGCCAAACTTAAACAGGACAGTGTTCAGCAAGACAGAGATAATATGGAGACACTGATTCATTTAATCATATCTCAAGATCATACCATTCATCAGCAAGTCCTTAGAATGAAGGAACTTGATATGGAAATCGAAAAATGTGAAGCAAAATTCCACTTAGACCGTGTTGCCAACGATGGAGAAAATTATGTGCAGGACTCATATTTAATGATCAATCCAAGTGAGGCTGAGCAGCAAGGGAGTAGGGCAGATGATCAAAAAGAGATGCATGATTATTTCAGCAAAAGTGAGGGAATTTTACAGGTTGAAGAGAGACTAAAACATCACAAACAATTAATAGAGAAGCTGTGtgctgaaatagaaaaagaggtACATGGTATATGctcagaaaaagatgaagatgtTGTTCATACAGAAGGAGCGACTAATGCTCAGCTGGAAAACTCAGATTTGGACAATGTAAAGTATGAGCTGGAAAAAAGTATGAAAGATGGTCTCAGAATCAATTCATACCTGAGCTGCATTCAGAAAGAACTTACCTACAGGGACTCGCTGcttcaaaagaaggaaaaagaatatgaACTTCTTACAGAAGAATTTAATTTACTACATGTTAAAGACAACATTGAAGTGAGGCTTCCATCAAACGAGGAGCCGCCTAAGGGCAGTGGCATCTCCAGTAACAGCACTGCAGTTCCTGATTTTGTTCATAGAGTGACTAATTTGGACATAAACGACACTGACTCTGACACTGGAATTAGCTCTACACACAGTCAGGACTCCGAAATAACTTCTGGGGACATGGTACTGTTATCAACATAG